GCTTTGCGGGAGCACTCTCTTCGGTAAAATTTGCTGCACCCTTATAGACGAACCGGAAGGATTACTTGCTTAAACTCGACCAGAATAACTTTATTAGCATCCCCGTCACTTAAAATAAAAGCTTTATAAATGACGGCCCCGTGAGAGAAAACCAAATCCGATTCGACCTGCTGATGAGTGGCCTATCATGCGGATGTTTAACAGTCATCCATCGGCTGACCATTACAGACTATTAAGGAACCTGAACGTGGTGTAGCGCTCGTCCTGTAAGGCAACCTCTACAACACTCAGCGTTGAACGCAGCTGGACCAGAAGCGGAGCTCATTCCTGAGCGGATAGCTAGTGTTAGTAAAACTCTCACAGAACGAACAGCAAGAGAAGTCGCTCTGTATGGAGCTTAGAGAATATTACATGACTTTTCTCTAGGTCTTAAATGAAGACAGCATTATTTTTCCCCCATCTAAGAGGGGAATGACACAGCGTGAGGACGAAAACAGGACAGCACACAAGGATCAACGTTACTAATGTATCACAGGTCATCCGTTGAGTGTGAGATTTTTCACATCAGATCAGTACCGTTAAAGTCCGGCTCGCGGGCATTAGCTCTGACTTAACGCCCAGGCGCTCATGCTGCATCCGTCCCGCCAAACGGCTGGAGGCGGCCAGCGAATGGCCTGCTGTGCAAGAAGGAGAAGAAAACGATGGGTGTAGCGTTGATCTCAGGATCTGCCGGTCTGATCGGCTCCGAAGCGGTGCGGTTTTTTGCTGCACTGGGCCTAGACGTTGTGGGCATTGACAACGATATGCGTCAGTATTTCTTTGGTGAGGAAGCCTCGACGCGCTGGAACCGCAGCCGCTTGGAGACCCAGATAGGCAATTATCACCACCAAGACGTCGATATTCGGGATGCCTCGGCGCTGGACGCCGTATTTGCTAAATACGGTAAGTCTATTGAACTCGTGATTCATACGGCGGCGCAGCCTTCGCATGACTGGGCGGCCCGCGATCCTTTCGTGGATTTCTCGGTAAACGCCAACGGCACGCTGAACATGCTGGAAGCGGCCCGCGCCCACTGCCCCGACGCGCCCTTTATTTTCACCTCGACCAACAAGGTGTACGGCGATACACCCAACTTTTTGCCGCTACAGGAACTGGCGACCCGCTGGGAAATTGATCCCACACACCGTTACTCGCCTGGCATTGCCGAAGACATGAGCATCGACCAGAGCAAGCACTCGCTGTTCGGGGCCTCCAAGGTAGCCGCCGACGTGCTGGTGCAGGAATACGGGCGCTACTTTGGCATGAAAACCGTGTCGTTCCGGGGCGGCTGTCTGACCGGGCCAAACCACTCCGGCACGCAGTTGCACGGCTTTTTGGCCTACCTGATGAAGTGCGCCATGACCGGTACGCCCTACACCATTTTCGGCTATCAGGGCAAACAGGTGCGCGACAATATCCATTCCGCCGACCTGATTGCCGCCTTTGCCGAATTCTTCCAGCACCCGCGTTCCGGCGAGGTCTACAACATCGGCGGCGGGCGCGAAAGCAACTGCTCCATGCTGGAAGCCATCGCGCTGTGCCAGGAGATCACGGGCCGCGAACTGAACCACACCTACGCCGAAGACAACCGCAGCGGCGACCATATCTGGTACATCAGCGACCTTGCCAAGTTCAAGGCGCACTATCCGGGCTGGGGCATCACTTACGATGTGCCGCGCATTTTGCAAGAAATGCATTCGGTCAATCAGGAGCGGTGGGCCGTTACATGATCAATCTGGGCGCACATTCGATCTTGGGCGTGAAAATCCATGCCGTCGACTACGACTATGCGGTGAAGGTCATCCGTGAGGCCGCACGCAACAAGCAGGCGTTTACGGTGAGTGCGCTGGCCGTTCACGGCGTCATGACCGGCATGACCAATGCCGAGCACGCCCGCCGCTTAAATGGGCTGAATCTGGTGGTGCCCGACGGCCAACCCGTGCGCTGGGCGCTGGGGTTGTTGCACGGCAAAAGCCTACCCGACCGGGTGTACGGCCCCGAATTGACCCTGCGGGTCGCTCAAGCTTTGGCCGAAGACGACCTCAGCGTGTACCTCTACGGCAGCCAACCCGCCGTGCTGGAACGCTTTGCCCAAAATTTGCAGGCCAAGTTTCCGGGGTTGCGGGTCGCGGGCATGGAAGCCTCCAAGTTTCGCCAGACCACCCCCGAAGAGCAGCAGGCCATCGCAGAACGCATCCGCGAATCGGGCGCGAATGCCGTGTTCGTGGGCCTCGGCTGCCCGCGCCAAGAAGTCTGGGCCTTCGAGTACGCGCCGCTGCTCAACCTGCCGATTCTGGCAGTCGGCGCGGCCTTTGATTTCCACGCGGGCACCTTGCCGCAGGCTCCCAAGCGCATGCAAAACGCGGGGCTGGAATGGCTGTTCCGTCTGATTCAAGAACCCCGCCGCCTCTGGAAACGCTATGTCCTCCTTAATCCCCTGTTCCTGTGGAATCTGTTCTTGCAGGGCATCCGGGTGCGCCCTTTTCCAGTAAATTTGCCCAATGGGCAGGAGCAACCTCAACGTTACGGCTAAGTCGTTTGGCCGGGAGCAAAGAATGAAGCAACGATGGGTTCAACCGACCTGTGCGCCACACCTCACTGCTGACACCCAGACCGGTCAGGCCCAATCCAGGCAGCTGCGCTCCTTGCGGTGGTCAAGCTACCGCGTGCAGGAGCCGCGCGCGTGAATCTTCCTGACAACAGCAAGATTTTCGTGGCCTATCCGGCGGGCGCCCTCAGAGACGCCTTGGTGGCCCGTTTAACGGCGCATGGACACGACAATCTGGTAGTCGCCGATATGCTGGACTTGCGCGACAAGGGGCCGGTTCTCGAATTTTTTGAGCGCGAACTTCCCGATTACGTCTTTTTTATGTCAGCGCAGGCCAGAAGTCTGGACGCCGATACCTTTCAGCCTCCGCAGTGGCTGCGCGACAACCTGCTCAGCGTGACCAATGTTGTGGATGCGGCCTATCTGTACGACGTGACCAAACTGCTGTGCCTCGATTGCAGCGCCACGCTGCTGGAAGACGCCGCACTCCCCTTACAGCGCCAGCACCGGCCCTCAGCGCGGCTTGAAGAAGCCCGTTACGCCTGTGCGGTGACGCGCCGGGCCACCACTGAGCTGTGCGACAGTTACCGCCGTCAGTACAACTGCAACTTTGTGAGCGCGATGAGCAGCAGCGTGTACGGGCCGGGTGTGCGCTCCGAACCGGGCTGCGCCCTCGTGCCGACCCTGCTCGAAGAGATGCAGCGGGCAACCGAAGCCAATCTGCCTGTCTTCCAGGTGTTAGGCCACCCACAAGAACGGCACGCGCTGCTGCACATCGATGATCTGACCAACGCCACCATGTTCCTGATGGGTGAGGCCGCGCAGTCTGGACAGTTTGGCGTGGGATTGACGCAGTCCACCACCCTATCCGAACTGGTCGATCTAGCGGCCACGCTGACGGGCTACCGGGGCACCTTTGAATTTGGCCCACGTACTTCGCCCATGTCATCCCCTACGACTGAACTGGCCCTCGAGCAACTGGGGTGGCGGCCCACCGTCACCTTGCAGTCGGGCATGTCCGACACCGCCCGCTGGCAAGTTCAAGCCCACTATTCGGCCCAGTATTAAGCATAAAACGCGGGTGCTGGGTAGAGAAGGGCTGGGTTAACAGCGACTGGGCAAACAGTGATTATGCAGGGCGAGATCCAGTCTCGTTCAGCAGATAGAAAAATAGTCATTCGGAAAGAGTTGAGCCTGTTTAGCGCCTTCCTGAGCTAAAGATAAACCCTCCAGAAAAAAGATTTCGCGGTGGGTTTATTTTTCGTTAGCGCCCCTGAGTTTACCTTTTGCGTGTTGGTTCTGGGGCCAAACCTGCCTGTCTCTCCAGAATCTGAATTTTCCCCTGTACAGGCATTTGAAGCGGCAACCGCGCACCGTCAGGTTGCTCAACCCCCTAAAAGAAGACCGTTAAACCAGAAAGGAAAAAGGAGAACCAAGATGCAACCAACCGAAATATTGGCCGCACCACTGAAAGTCGCCGTCGTGGGCACCGGGTACGTGGGCATGGGCACCGCCGTCATGCTGGCCTCGCTTGGGCATCAGGTCGTGGGCATCGATATCGACCAGAAGAAAATCGAGATGCTGCGGCGCGGCGAGTTGCCGATTTACGAACCCGGCCTTGAGGACCTGCTGCGCTCCAGTCAGGAGCGCCTGCGCTGGACGGACGACTACTCCACGGCCATCCCCGACGCCGACGTGATCTTTATCTGCGTGGGCACCCCGCCCCTGCCCAGTGGTCAGCCCAATCTGCGTTACGTGGCCGAAGCCGCCCAGAGCGTGGCCCGCAACCTGAACGGCAAGCTGCAAGTCGTGGTGAACAAGAGTACGGTTCCGGTAGGCACCGGCGACTGGGTCTCCCGCATTCTGGAAGAACATGCGCTCGACTACTCGGCGGGCCGCTACGTGGTGGTCAGCAATCCCGAATTCCTGCGCGAAGGCACGGCGCTGCACGACAGCCTCTACCCTGACCGCATCGTGCTGGGCAGCTCCTCGCCCGAAGGCATCGAGCGTTTGCGTCAGCTGTATCAGCCCCTCCTAGAGCAGACCTTTACGCCGCCCGAAGGCATGCCCCGTCCCGCCAACTACACGCTGCCCGAACTGGTCACGACCAGCCTCAGCAGCGCCGAGATGATCAAGTACGCCGCCAACGCTTTCCTCGCCCTGAAAATCAGTTTTGCCAACGAGATCGCGGGACTGTGCGAGTGCGTGGACGCCGACATCGAGCAAGTGACGCACGGCATCGGCTGTGACCAGCGTATCGGTCACCGCTTCTTGTCAGCCGGCGCGGGTTGGGGCGGCAGCTGCTTTGGCAAGGACACGGCGGCCCTAATCAGCACAGGCAGCGAGTACGGCTACACCATGCCCATTTTGCGCGCTGCCGTGGAAGTAAACCAGCGCCAGCGCCACCTGGTCATCAGCAAATTGCAGCGCCACCTTCACCGCCTTCAGGGCAAACGCGTGGCGGTGCTGGGCTTAGCTTTCAAACCCAACACCGACGACTTGCGCGACGCCCCTGCCCACGACTGCATTGCCCGCCTGATGGACTTGGGAGCCAAAGTCGTGGTGCATG
Above is a genomic segment from Deinococcus sp. QL22 containing:
- a CDS encoding NAD-dependent epimerase/dehydratase family protein, which encodes MNLPDNSKIFVAYPAGALRDALVARLTAHGHDNLVVADMLDLRDKGPVLEFFERELPDYVFFMSAQARSLDADTFQPPQWLRDNLLSVTNVVDAAYLYDVTKLLCLDCSATLLEDAALPLQRQHRPSARLEEARYACAVTRRATTELCDSYRRQYNCNFVSAMSSSVYGPGVRSEPGCALVPTLLEEMQRATEANLPVFQVLGHPQERHALLHIDDLTNATMFLMGEAAQSGQFGVGLTQSTTLSELVDLAATLTGYRGTFEFGPRTSPMSSPTTELALEQLGWRPTVTLQSGMSDTARWQVQAHYSAQY
- a CDS encoding WecB/TagA/CpsF family glycosyltransferase — encoded protein: MINLGAHSILGVKIHAVDYDYAVKVIREAARNKQAFTVSALAVHGVMTGMTNAEHARRLNGLNLVVPDGQPVRWALGLLHGKSLPDRVYGPELTLRVAQALAEDDLSVYLYGSQPAVLERFAQNLQAKFPGLRVAGMEASKFRQTTPEEQQAIAERIRESGANAVFVGLGCPRQEVWAFEYAPLLNLPILAVGAAFDFHAGTLPQAPKRMQNAGLEWLFRLIQEPRRLWKRYVLLNPLFLWNLFLQGIRVRPFPVNLPNGQEQPQRYG
- a CDS encoding UDP-glucose/GDP-mannose dehydrogenase family protein, which produces MQPTEILAAPLKVAVVGTGYVGMGTAVMLASLGHQVVGIDIDQKKIEMLRRGELPIYEPGLEDLLRSSQERLRWTDDYSTAIPDADVIFICVGTPPLPSGQPNLRYVAEAAQSVARNLNGKLQVVVNKSTVPVGTGDWVSRILEEHALDYSAGRYVVVSNPEFLREGTALHDSLYPDRIVLGSSSPEGIERLRQLYQPLLEQTFTPPEGMPRPANYTLPELVTTSLSSAEMIKYAANAFLALKISFANEIAGLCECVDADIEQVTHGIGCDQRIGHRFLSAGAGWGGSCFGKDTAALISTGSEYGYTMPILRAAVEVNQRQRHLVISKLQRHLHRLQGKRVAVLGLAFKPNTDDLRDAPAHDCIARLMDLGAKVVVHDPVAMPHARREWAHLEYDEAATAAAALHGADAVILMTEWDEYRTLDWDQAVRNMRRRLIIDTRNVLTQLPQHSTVEQIGRTALHNIPDNEVLAEAMA
- a CDS encoding NAD-dependent epimerase/dehydratase family protein, whose translation is MGVALISGSAGLIGSEAVRFFAALGLDVVGIDNDMRQYFFGEEASTRWNRSRLETQIGNYHHQDVDIRDASALDAVFAKYGKSIELVIHTAAQPSHDWAARDPFVDFSVNANGTLNMLEAARAHCPDAPFIFTSTNKVYGDTPNFLPLQELATRWEIDPTHRYSPGIAEDMSIDQSKHSLFGASKVAADVLVQEYGRYFGMKTVSFRGGCLTGPNHSGTQLHGFLAYLMKCAMTGTPYTIFGYQGKQVRDNIHSADLIAAFAEFFQHPRSGEVYNIGGGRESNCSMLEAIALCQEITGRELNHTYAEDNRSGDHIWYISDLAKFKAHYPGWGITYDVPRILQEMHSVNQERWAVT